A window of the Glaciimonas sp. CA11.2 genome harbors these coding sequences:
- a CDS encoding fumarate hydratase C-terminal domain-containing protein, whose translation MAHYELTMPVSEAQARQLRINDTVTLHQTLYGIRDATQIQMFDHGRATRFNLNGHAVIHTAPNVKKVEPSADYPAGYMPICIGTTTSDRMERFTEPLMRQNGVRIIIGKGGMRAGSLAAFKEIGGAYLAIIGGTAALETTWITQIEEVDMDDLNPESLWKFQIKNFGPLLVAMDSHGGSLYDAVNHEAQSRRAAVLASLGVQTS comes from the coding sequence ATGGCCCATTATGAACTCACCATGCCGGTTAGCGAAGCGCAGGCCCGGCAATTACGCATCAACGATACCGTGACGCTGCACCAGACGCTTTACGGGATTCGCGACGCAACTCAGATCCAGATGTTCGACCATGGCCGTGCCACCCGCTTCAATTTGAACGGCCATGCCGTGATCCACACTGCACCGAACGTCAAAAAAGTCGAGCCAAGCGCCGATTACCCTGCTGGCTACATGCCGATCTGTATTGGCACAACTACCTCGGACCGCATGGAGCGCTTTACCGAGCCCTTGATGCGACAGAACGGCGTGCGCATCATCATTGGCAAGGGCGGCATGCGCGCTGGCTCATTGGCGGCATTCAAGGAAATCGGCGGTGCCTATCTGGCCATCATTGGTGGCACGGCGGCATTGGAAACCACCTGGATTACCCAGATTGAGGAAGTGGACATGGACGACCTGAATCCTGAGTCTCTCTGGAAATTTCAAATCAAAAATTTCGGCCCGCTGCTGGTGGCGATGGACAGTCATGGCGGCAGTCTGTATGACGCCGTCAACCATGAGGCCCAATCCCGTCGTGCAGCGGTGCTGGCAAGCCTTGGCGTGCAAACGTCATGA
- a CDS encoding succinate dehydrogenase/fumarate reductase iron-sulfur subunit has product MTNSLKVKVWRGKEKGSFKTYDVPRRESQTVLDVVTFIQRQLDHTLSYRFSCRVGMCGSCAMTVNGVARWTCRTHVSKVAVDDVLEIAPLSNLPVIKDLATDMTQFFDKWASARGQFKGSTTRHDPFANVDPASKARLAANAGIECIGCGVCYASCDVVTWRPAFLGPAALNRAWTLANDVRDTQQDARLQAVAGDGGCHSCHTQGSCTQRCPKQIAPTAGISGLKLLTARAALRGKL; this is encoded by the coding sequence ATGACAAACAGCTTGAAAGTAAAAGTCTGGCGCGGCAAGGAAAAGGGTAGTTTCAAGACCTATGATGTACCGCGGCGCGAGAGCCAGACCGTGCTGGATGTGGTGACGTTCATCCAGCGCCAGCTTGACCATACCCTCAGTTACCGCTTCTCTTGCCGGGTTGGCATGTGCGGCTCGTGCGCTATGACAGTCAACGGTGTGGCGCGTTGGACTTGCCGCACCCACGTGTCCAAGGTAGCCGTCGACGATGTGCTGGAAATCGCGCCGCTGTCGAACCTGCCGGTGATCAAGGATCTGGCCACGGACATGACGCAATTTTTTGATAAGTGGGCCAGTGCCAGAGGCCAGTTCAAGGGTTCAACCACTCGCCATGATCCATTCGCCAACGTTGACCCGGCGTCCAAGGCGCGCCTGGCCGCCAATGCCGGCATCGAATGCATCGGTTGTGGTGTTTGCTACGCCTCTTGCGACGTGGTGACCTGGCGCCCGGCCTTTCTTGGCCCCGCCGCACTGAACCGCGCCTGGACTTTGGCCAACGACGTGCGTGACACGCAGCAGGATGCGCGTTTGCAGGCCGTTGCCGGAGATGGCGGCTGTCATTCCTGCCATACCCAGGGGTCTTGTACCCAGCGCTGTCCGAAACAGATTGCGCCGACCGCCGGTATCTCCGGCCTGAAGCTGTTAACAGCGAGGGCCGCTTTGCGCGGCAAGCTATGA
- a CDS encoding thiamine pyrophosphate-binding protein yields MPNETIRGADLLVRTLERFGVEKIFSLSGNHIMPVYDALVDTAIDLIHVRHEAACVHMADAYARLTGEVGIALVTGGQGHANGTAALATALAAESPVILLSGHAGLNELGKGAFQEMRQAEFCRELTKASWTVQSAAAFGHDLARAMQIARSGRPGPVHLSLPVDLLEQAVPLTDNLWPGMDDAERLVTPLSDAVADLVLMHVAAAARPLIVCGPTFCSVAGRTSMQELSRRTGAPVVGMESPRGINDPGLGAYAQVVAQASLIVLLGKPLDFTLCFGHAPAVDALCHWIVIDPERALLDRAAGLLQKRMLLATLAAPADAMLALLKRAVHSGRSAHACGVAAAPDNDWLVDASALIAYRPPQWRAMQFADDQPVHPVALGRALQAFIDRHPRTTLVCDGGEIGQWPQATVQVERRLINGVAGAIGPSLPFALAAKAANPEQPVLAVMGDGTFGFHMAEFDTAVRHGLSVIVVVGNDARWNAEYQIQVRNYGAARTLGCELLPTRYEKVAQALGGHGEYVATLAALVPALERAAASGKPACLNVMLQSTPAPMVRCKY; encoded by the coding sequence ATGCCAAATGAGACGATTCGCGGTGCCGATCTTCTGGTACGTACGTTAGAGCGTTTTGGCGTCGAGAAAATATTTTCCCTATCGGGCAATCACATCATGCCGGTCTATGATGCCCTCGTTGATACGGCAATCGACCTGATCCATGTTCGACATGAGGCGGCCTGCGTTCACATGGCAGACGCCTACGCGCGACTGACCGGGGAAGTCGGTATTGCACTTGTCACCGGCGGCCAGGGTCATGCCAATGGGACTGCCGCCCTGGCCACCGCGCTGGCCGCAGAGTCACCTGTGATCCTGCTATCCGGCCACGCAGGTCTGAACGAACTTGGCAAGGGCGCGTTCCAGGAAATGCGCCAGGCTGAATTTTGCAGGGAGCTCACCAAAGCGTCGTGGACCGTGCAGAGTGCAGCGGCGTTCGGTCACGATCTGGCGCGCGCCATGCAAATTGCACGCAGTGGACGGCCGGGCCCGGTGCATCTGAGCCTGCCGGTCGACCTGCTGGAACAGGCAGTGCCGCTTACCGACAATCTGTGGCCTGGCATGGACGATGCGGAGCGTCTGGTTACCCCACTGTCAGACGCAGTCGCCGATCTGGTACTGATGCATGTCGCAGCGGCAGCCCGTCCGCTGATTGTATGCGGACCGACCTTCTGCAGTGTGGCGGGGCGGACGTCGATGCAGGAACTGTCGCGGCGCACGGGCGCACCCGTGGTGGGCATGGAAAGTCCGCGCGGCATAAACGATCCTGGCCTCGGTGCGTATGCCCAGGTAGTCGCCCAGGCCAGCCTGATTGTCTTGCTAGGCAAGCCGCTCGACTTTACGTTGTGCTTCGGTCACGCGCCAGCTGTTGATGCGCTTTGTCACTGGATCGTGATCGATCCCGAGAGGGCGCTGCTCGACCGCGCTGCTGGCTTGCTCCAGAAGCGTATGTTGCTCGCTACCCTGGCAGCGCCAGCCGATGCCATGCTCGCGCTGCTCAAGCGGGCTGTGCATTCTGGTCGGTCGGCCCATGCATGCGGCGTGGCCGCAGCGCCTGACAATGACTGGCTGGTTGATGCCAGTGCTCTGATCGCATACCGGCCACCGCAATGGCGCGCTATGCAATTTGCTGACGATCAACCGGTGCATCCGGTGGCGCTTGGGCGTGCGCTGCAGGCCTTCATTGACCGCCATCCGCGCACCACACTGGTCTGCGATGGTGGTGAAATTGGTCAGTGGCCGCAAGCGACCGTGCAGGTAGAGCGACGTTTGATCAACGGCGTAGCCGGTGCAATCGGGCCATCGCTACCGTTTGCGCTGGCGGCCAAGGCTGCTAATCCGGAGCAACCGGTGCTGGCGGTAATGGGGGACGGTACCTTCGGTTTTCACATGGCCGAATTCGACACTGCCGTGCGCCATGGATTGTCGGTGATCGTTGTGGTCGGCAACGATGCGCGCTGGAATGCGGAGTACCAGATTCAGGTACGTAATTACGGCGCTGCCCGCACTCTGGGTTGCGAGCTGCTGCCAACGCGTTACGAAAAGGTCGCGCAGGCACTGGGCGGGCATGGCGAATACGTGGCCACGCTGGCCGCTCTGGTGCCGGCGCTGGAACGTGCCGCGGCGTCTGGCAAGCCGGCCTGCCTTAACGTCATGCTGCAGTCGACTCCGGCCCCGATGGTGCGCTGTAAGTACTGA
- a CDS encoding ABC transporter substrate-binding protein, with the protein MKFRQKFGLPVLLGTVLTLGSLTSALAEVSEVAIAQQYGISYLPLMIMQENKLLEKETKAAGLGDVKVTWAKFAGGNVMNDALLSGDLQFASGGLGPFITLWAKTRNNIGVKAIGAMNSMPLLLNTNNPDIKSLKDFTEKDKIALPAVKVSIQAITLQMAAEKEFGAGQANRLDALTVTQSHPDGMLAMLGGGSPINSHFTAPPFQYVELEKPGMHTVLNSYDVTGGPHTFNVVWASTRFVTANPKTYAAFLRAFDSAIALINKDKQAAAEFYVKAAKTKESVAFIEKMLNDPNIEFTTTPKNSMKYAEFMQRIGMIKVKPSSWKEMFFPNVRNLPGS; encoded by the coding sequence TTGAAATTTCGACAAAAATTCGGCTTGCCGGTCTTACTAGGCACGGTACTTACGTTGGGTTCACTCACCAGCGCGCTGGCAGAAGTCAGTGAAGTCGCCATCGCCCAGCAATACGGCATCAGTTACCTGCCGCTGATGATCATGCAGGAAAACAAGCTGCTCGAGAAGGAAACCAAAGCGGCGGGCCTTGGCGACGTCAAGGTCACCTGGGCCAAGTTTGCTGGCGGTAACGTGATGAACGATGCATTGCTGTCGGGTGACTTGCAGTTTGCTTCCGGGGGCCTTGGACCGTTCATCACGCTATGGGCCAAAACCAGAAACAACATTGGCGTCAAGGCCATCGGCGCGATGAATTCGATGCCATTGCTGCTAAACACAAACAATCCCGACATCAAGAGCCTGAAGGATTTCACTGAGAAGGACAAGATCGCGTTGCCAGCCGTAAAAGTGTCGATACAGGCGATTACGCTACAGATGGCAGCGGAAAAAGAATTTGGAGCCGGACAGGCCAATCGTCTGGATGCCCTCACCGTCACGCAATCGCACCCGGACGGGATGCTGGCCATGCTAGGCGGTGGTAGCCCGATTAATAGTCACTTCACGGCACCGCCGTTCCAGTACGTCGAGCTGGAAAAGCCAGGGATGCATACCGTCCTCAACTCTTACGACGTGACAGGCGGGCCGCATACGTTCAACGTGGTCTGGGCCAGCACCAGGTTCGTCACCGCTAATCCGAAAACCTATGCCGCCTTTCTGCGTGCTTTCGACTCCGCGATTGCGCTGATCAACAAGGACAAGCAGGCCGCTGCCGAGTTCTACGTCAAGGCTGCCAAGACGAAGGAATCGGTCGCTTTCATTGAAAAAATGTTGAACGATCCGAACATCGAATTCACCACGACACCAAAGAATTCGATGAAATATGCCGAGTTCATGCAGCGCATTGGCATGATCAAGGTCAAGCCATCGTCGTGGAAAGAAATGTTCTTCCCGAATGTGCGCAATTTGCCAGGAAGCTGA
- the sdhC gene encoding succinate dehydrogenase, cytochrome b556 subunit, producing the protein MSRRNDYRARAHPGYWAFLVHRISGLALALFLPLHFWALGQAIHGEVALEGFLRFADRPLFKLGEWGLVVLLSLHMMGGVRLLLIEFGTWSGPRKNWIAGAVGVAIATGLAFAMALLW; encoded by the coding sequence ATGAGCCGCCGCAACGATTATCGGGCGCGTGCCCATCCTGGCTATTGGGCCTTCCTCGTACACCGGATTTCGGGTCTGGCGCTGGCGTTGTTCTTGCCGCTGCATTTCTGGGCGCTCGGCCAGGCAATTCACGGTGAAGTGGCGCTGGAAGGCTTTCTTCGCTTTGCCGACCGGCCGCTGTTCAAGCTCGGAGAGTGGGGATTGGTGGTACTGCTGTCGCTGCATATGATGGGTGGCGTGCGCTTGCTGCTGATCGAATTCGGCACGTGGTCGGGTCCGCGCAAGAACTGGATCGCTGGCGCCGTCGGTGTTGCTATCGCCACCGGCCTTGCCTTTGCAATGGCGCTGCTTTGGTAA
- a CDS encoding fumarate hydratase, whose protein sequence is MKIDLQLVEDAAKELYIRALKILPPDIKEGLAQLVRRETAPVAQRILGTMVTNIRVAEDNNNLLCQDTGVPIYKVIIGSGVEVDGFALKQAIRRGCERATREHPLRSSVVHPLTRKNEHTSCGIEIPAISIDFTTTPDVLKILMIPKGSGSENNSFLKMAIPAEGINAIKQFTIDCVLAAGGKTCPPTIVGVGIGGTSELCMALAKRASTRELGTSCADPDGALLERQLSAAVNALGVGPQGLGGDATAFAVHIELAATHITMNPVAVNMQCHSARRASATFTPTNLSYGF, encoded by the coding sequence ATGAAAATCGACTTGCAGCTGGTGGAAGATGCCGCCAAGGAACTCTATATCCGGGCGCTGAAGATCCTGCCACCTGATATCAAAGAAGGCCTGGCCCAACTGGTCCGGCGCGAGACAGCGCCAGTGGCCCAACGCATTCTCGGCACCATGGTGACCAACATCCGGGTCGCCGAAGACAATAATAACTTGCTGTGCCAGGACACTGGCGTGCCGATCTACAAGGTCATCATCGGCAGCGGCGTCGAGGTCGATGGCTTCGCCCTGAAACAGGCTATCCGCCGTGGCTGCGAACGGGCAACCCGCGAACACCCGTTGCGTTCTTCGGTAGTGCATCCGCTGACGCGCAAGAACGAACACACGTCCTGCGGTATCGAAATCCCGGCAATCAGCATCGATTTCACCACTACGCCGGATGTATTAAAAATCCTGATGATCCCCAAGGGCAGCGGCTCGGAAAACAATTCGTTTCTGAAAATGGCGATCCCGGCCGAGGGGATTAATGCCATCAAGCAATTTACCATCGATTGCGTGCTCGCTGCCGGTGGCAAGACCTGTCCGCCGACGATAGTGGGTGTCGGTATCGGTGGCACATCAGAGTTGTGCATGGCGCTCGCAAAACGTGCTTCGACCCGGGAACTGGGGACATCCTGCGCCGACCCCGATGGCGCGCTGCTTGAGCGTCAATTGTCGGCGGCGGTCAATGCGCTCGGTGTCGGACCGCAAGGACTTGGTGGCGACGCCACCGCATTCGCGGTCCATATCGAATTGGCAGCGACCCACATCACGATGAACCCGGTCGCCGTTAACATGCAGTGCCACTCGGCGCGCCGTGCATCTGCGACCTTCACGCCGACTAACCTTAGCTACGGATTCTGA
- a CDS encoding L-aspartate oxidase, which yields MNIRRLETDILILGTGGAGLFAALHAHQADPDLHITVAVKGLLGKSGCTRMVQGGYNVALAKGDSVERHFMDTVEGSKWLSDQELAWTLVTKAVERIHELENELGCFFDRNPDGTVHQKAFAGQTFDRTVHKGDLTGIEIINRLAEQVWARGINRLEEHRAVEFIRTPDGSALAGVLMIDMRDGEFVFVQSKAVLLATGGGPTMYKFHTPSGEKSCDGLAMALRAGLALRDMEMVQFHPTGLLAGTHTRMTGTVLEEGLRGAGGYLLNGEQQRFMHAYDSRGERATRDIVSRAIYAEMRAGRTSPNGGVYIQMAHLGPDKVRKQFKGMVERCSDCGFDLAGGLVEVVPTAHYMMGGVIFRPDCSTSLTGLFAAGEDTGGVHGANRLGGNGVANSTVFGGIAGDTMAAWVQTNDSLRPADEVALEQAMAMHRLPLGLPAGNLEAIREALYDCMWEDAGILRTAAGLEHGMQTLERLDIELSQIGVDDDDPAFNMTWHDWLNLKSLIAVSKVVVTAALAREDSRGAHFREDYPETKDLPGSTFTVVRQIDGQLIVSRTPVEFVRVRPGETILDDSHAIT from the coding sequence ATGAACATCAGGCGACTGGAAACCGATATCCTCATCCTTGGCACCGGCGGGGCTGGCCTCTTTGCAGCGCTGCACGCGCATCAGGCCGATCCAGATTTGCATATCACAGTGGCGGTCAAAGGCTTGCTCGGCAAATCGGGATGTACCCGCATGGTCCAGGGCGGCTACAACGTGGCGCTGGCGAAGGGCGATTCGGTCGAGCGGCATTTCATGGACACCGTCGAAGGCAGCAAGTGGCTGTCTGACCAGGAACTGGCCTGGACTCTGGTAACCAAAGCGGTCGAGCGGATTCATGAGCTGGAAAATGAACTGGGGTGCTTCTTTGACCGTAATCCCGACGGTACTGTGCATCAAAAGGCATTTGCCGGCCAGACTTTTGACCGCACCGTACACAAGGGTGACCTGACCGGCATCGAGATCATCAACCGTCTGGCCGAGCAGGTCTGGGCGCGTGGCATCAATCGCCTGGAAGAACACCGCGCCGTTGAGTTCATCAGGACACCCGATGGGAGTGCTTTGGCAGGTGTATTGATGATCGACATGCGTGATGGCGAGTTCGTGTTCGTGCAATCCAAGGCCGTTTTGCTGGCCACCGGTGGTGGCCCGACGATGTACAAATTCCACACCCCATCCGGTGAAAAGAGCTGCGATGGGCTGGCCATGGCCTTGCGCGCCGGCTTGGCCTTACGCGACATGGAGATGGTGCAATTCCACCCTACCGGACTGCTGGCCGGTACCCACACCCGGATGACGGGCACGGTTCTGGAAGAAGGTCTGCGCGGCGCTGGCGGTTATCTACTCAACGGCGAACAACAGCGATTCATGCACGCCTATGATTCGCGCGGCGAGCGCGCAACACGGGACATCGTCTCGCGCGCGATTTATGCCGAAATGCGGGCAGGGCGTACCTCGCCCAATGGCGGCGTCTATATCCAGATGGCGCACCTGGGACCAGACAAGGTGCGCAAGCAGTTCAAGGGCATGGTCGAGCGTTGCAGTGATTGCGGCTTTGATCTGGCCGGCGGTTTGGTAGAAGTGGTGCCGACCGCTCATTACATGATGGGCGGTGTGATCTTCCGGCCCGATTGCAGCACTTCGCTGACGGGTCTGTTCGCAGCCGGCGAAGATACTGGCGGCGTGCATGGCGCCAATCGGCTGGGCGGCAACGGAGTGGCTAATTCGACCGTCTTCGGCGGCATTGCTGGCGACACCATGGCGGCCTGGGTGCAGACTAACGATAGTCTGCGGCCCGCTGACGAAGTTGCACTGGAGCAGGCAATGGCAATGCATCGCCTGCCGCTCGGACTCCCGGCCGGGAATCTGGAAGCGATCCGCGAAGCGCTCTACGACTGCATGTGGGAAGACGCCGGTATCCTGCGCACTGCGGCAGGTCTGGAGCACGGCATGCAAACGCTCGAGCGACTCGATATCGAACTGTCGCAGATCGGCGTTGACGACGATGACCCTGCCTTTAACATGACCTGGCATGACTGGTTAAATCTGAAAAGCCTGATTGCCGTGAGCAAGGTGGTGGTGACGGCGGCGCTGGCGCGGGAGGATTCGCGCGGCGCGCACTTTCGGGAAGACTATCCGGAAACCAAAGACTTGCCTGGTTCTACCTTCACCGTGGTGCGCCAGATTGATGGCCAACTCATCGTGTCGCGCACGCCGGTCGAGTTCGTGCGAGTCAGGCCGGGCGAAACCATACTTGACGACAGCCACGCGATCACCTAG
- a CDS encoding succinate dehydrogenase translates to MTSNVARQARGWYFQRISAMVLALCVVVHIGVIIYAVRGGLSAIEILARTRGNWGFGIFYATFVLACAVHVPIGVANIAEEWWGWSNRGGRILFFVAGLLILLLGLRAVAGVTFP, encoded by the coding sequence ATGACCAGTAACGTCGCGCGCCAAGCCCGGGGCTGGTACTTTCAGCGCATCAGCGCGATGGTGCTGGCACTGTGCGTGGTGGTGCATATCGGCGTGATCATCTATGCGGTGCGCGGTGGCCTGAGCGCTATCGAGATCCTGGCACGCACGCGTGGCAACTGGGGCTTCGGTATCTTTTATGCCACCTTCGTGCTGGCTTGTGCCGTGCATGTGCCGATCGGTGTGGCCAACATTGCCGAAGAGTGGTGGGGCTGGAGTAACCGCGGCGGCCGCATCCTGTTTTTTGTAGCCGGGCTGTTGATACTGTTGTTGGGCCTGCGCGCGGTCGCGGGAGTTACCTTTCCATGA